One window of the Camelus ferus isolate YT-003-E chromosome 12, BCGSAC_Cfer_1.0, whole genome shotgun sequence genome contains the following:
- the ATF4 gene encoding cyclic AMP-dependent transcription factor ATF-4, with protein MAEMSFLSSEVLVGGLMSPFDQSGLGAEESLGLLDDYLEVAKHFKPHGFSSDKAKAGSSEWLAVDGLVSASDNGKEDAFSGTDWMVEKMDLKEFDFDALLGIDDLETMPDELLATLDDTCDLFDPLFQETNKEPPQIVNPIGHLPESLPATDQVAPFIFLQPLPLSPGALSSTPDHSFSLELGSEVDISEGDRKPDSTAYISVPCIKEEDGPSDNDSGICMSPDSYPGSPQHSPSTTRGSPNRSLLSPGAPCGSARPKPYDPPREKMVAAKVKGEKLDKKLKKMEQNKTAATRYRQKKRAEQEALTGECKELEKKNEALKEKADSLTKEIQYLKDLIEEVRKARGKKKVP; from the exons ATGGCCGAGATGAGCTTCCTGAGCAGCGAGGTGTTGGTGGGGGGCTTGATGTCCCCCTTCGACCAGTCGGGTTTGGGGGCTGAAGAGAGCCTAGGTCTCTTAGACGACTACCTGGAGGTGGCCAAGCACTTCAAACCTCATGGGTTCTCCAGCGACAAAGCTAAGGCGGGCTCCTCCGAATGGCTGGCTGTGGATGGGTTGGTCAGTGCCTCAGACAACGGCAAGG AGGATGCTTTCTCCGGGACAGATTGGATGGTGGAGAAAATGGACCTGAAGGAGTTCGACTTTGATGCCCTGTTGGGTATAGATGACCTGGAAACCATGCCAGATGAGCTTTTGGCCACGTTGGATGACACATGTGATCTCTTTGACCCCCTATTCCAGGAAACTAATAAGGAGCCCCCCCAGATAGTGAACCCAATTGGCCATCTCCCAGAAAGTTTACCAGCAACTGACCAGGTTGCCCCTTTCATCTTCTTGCagcctcttcccctttccccagggGCCCTGTCCTCCACTCCAGATCATTCCTTTAGTTTAGAACTAGGCAGTGAAGTGGATATCTCTGAAGGAGATAGGAAGCCAGACTCTACTGCTTACATTAGTGTTCCGTGCATAAAGGAAGAGGATGGCCCTTCAGATAATGATAGTGGCATCTGTATGAGCCCTGACTCCTATCCGGGCTCTCCCCAGCATAGCCCCTCTACCACCAGGGGCTCTCCAAATAGGAGCCTGCTATCTCCAGGTGCCCCTTGTGGCTCTGCCCGCCCCAAACCCTATGACCCTCCTCGAGAGAAGATGGTAGCAGCAAAAGTCAAGGGTGAGAAACTAGATAAGAAGCTGAAGAAAATGGAGCAGAACAAGACGGCAGCCACAAGGTACCGCCAGaagaagagggcagagcaggaggcCCTCACTGGTGAATGTAAAGAGctagaaaagaagaatgaggctCTGAAAGAGAAGGCAGATTCCTTGACCAAGGAGATCCAGTATCTGAAAGATCTGATAGAAGAGGTTCGCAAggcaagggggaagaaaaaggtcCCCTAG